A genomic window from Micromonospora sp. WMMA1947 includes:
- a CDS encoding class I SAM-dependent methyltransferase, with amino-acid sequence MPPALDEVHLRHLRELCARPAMIDDEGLRLGGTYVMFFAESALMAEHAAALLGDQHGAHVLEIGLGLGVFAQQIAPLRPASYTAVEPHPAVVDLVAPRVHEYLSCPVTVVVEPWQVLDLEPESIDAIMYDTWPPDGHADADFASFVERVAIPVLRPGGRFSFFHSGTELPEARAEVLDHFLPGWSATKVTIPANQLPSGWTKPTGDFLVPCARKGVQ; translated from the coding sequence ATGCCGCCGGCGTTGGACGAGGTTCATCTCCGTCATCTCCGCGAGCTGTGCGCCCGCCCGGCCATGATCGATGACGAAGGCCTCCGCCTCGGAGGCACGTACGTGATGTTCTTCGCCGAGTCCGCCCTGATGGCTGAGCACGCCGCCGCGCTACTCGGAGACCAACACGGAGCCCACGTGCTGGAAATCGGCCTTGGCCTGGGCGTCTTCGCCCAGCAGATCGCGCCGCTGCGACCCGCCAGTTACACCGCCGTCGAACCCCATCCGGCGGTCGTGGACCTGGTCGCGCCGAGAGTCCACGAGTACCTGTCATGTCCCGTCACGGTTGTCGTAGAACCATGGCAGGTGCTCGATCTTGAGCCGGAGAGCATCGACGCGATCATGTACGACACCTGGCCGCCCGACGGGCACGCCGACGCCGATTTCGCCAGTTTCGTGGAACGGGTAGCGATCCCTGTCCTGCGGCCCGGAGGCCGCTTCAGCTTCTTCCACAGCGGCACCGAGTTGCCCGAAGCGCGCGCCGAAGTGCTGGACCACTTCCTCCCGGGCTGGAGCGCAACGAAGGTAACCATCCCTGCGAATCAACTGCCGAGCGGCTGGACGAAGCCGACGGGTGACTTCCTCGTGCCGTGCGCCCGGAAAGGGGTCCAATGA
- a CDS encoding GPP34 family phosphoprotein — translation MTSSIPQLPLRDELFLLGHDDDTGQPHIHRQALALGLAGAVLIDLFLAGRIALDTTDDTGPGGEQRLWLHLDRPVGDLIADTALASIRYAHPAPPLRGWLRGFAADLYDRTRAGLHAGGILRHDVRRRLGGLARTDRYLPTDLKWPVVARARLHYIAAGRDQPDNHTAALGGLVATLGLTNHLYLADDTAALTVQLRTIAAQHHRQVRDITAAVDAAVGDLATATYR, via the coding sequence ATGACCTCGTCCATCCCGCAGTTGCCTTTGCGGGACGAGTTGTTCCTGCTGGGCCACGACGACGACACCGGCCAGCCGCACATCCACCGCCAAGCCCTCGCCCTCGGCCTGGCTGGTGCGGTTCTCATCGACCTGTTCCTCGCCGGGCGGATCGCCCTCGACACCACCGATGACACCGGGCCGGGCGGGGAGCAGCGGCTGTGGCTGCACCTGGACCGCCCGGTCGGTGATCTGATCGCCGACACCGCCCTGGCATCGATCCGCTACGCCCATCCGGCCCCGCCGCTGCGGGGGTGGCTGCGCGGGTTCGCCGCCGACCTGTACGACCGCACCCGCGCCGGCCTGCACGCCGGCGGGATCCTGCGCCACGACGTGCGCCGCCGCCTCGGCGGGCTCGCCCGCACCGACCGCTACCTGCCCACGGACCTCAAGTGGCCGGTCGTCGCCCGCGCCCGGCTGCACTACATCGCCGCCGGCCGTGACCAGCCCGACAACCACACCGCCGCCCTCGGCGGCCTCGTCGCGACCCTCGGCCTGACCAACCACCTGTACCTCGCCGACGACACCGCCGCCCTCACCGTGCAACTGCGCACCATCGCCGCGCAGCACCACCGGCAGGTACGCGACATCACCGCCGCCGTCGACGCCGCCGTCGGTGACCTCGCCACCGCCACCTACCGGTAA
- a CDS encoding GNAT family N-acetyltransferase, protein MDVIPRIRAARWADKEPVAALIADALHSGPLAQWLVPDPTCRRRILTDVAVIWVEHAMFFGDIQITDDLSAAAMGFHRYRSIPPPSNYHSRLTYAAGPHARQFELLDQLLTKVRPTEPHYHLAVLAVLPAAQRRGIGAAVLTHHESRVDRIDMPSWTEIAPDSQDLYRGHGYLPRPALTLPDGPVLAPMRRNPHPNRSSWPLNTARPAPVTAAARAQSDAQR, encoded by the coding sequence ATGGACGTCATTCCGCGTATCCGTGCCGCCCGGTGGGCGGACAAGGAACCGGTCGCCGCGCTGATCGCCGACGCCCTGCATTCCGGCCCGCTCGCCCAGTGGCTGGTACCCGACCCGACCTGCCGGCGGCGGATCCTCACCGACGTGGCGGTCATCTGGGTGGAACACGCCATGTTCTTCGGCGACATCCAGATCACCGACGACCTGAGCGCCGCGGCGATGGGGTTTCACCGCTACCGCAGCATCCCGCCACCGTCGAACTACCACAGCCGACTGACTTACGCCGCCGGCCCGCACGCGCGGCAGTTCGAACTCCTCGACCAACTACTCACCAAGGTCCGACCCACCGAACCTCACTACCACCTGGCAGTTCTCGCCGTTCTTCCCGCCGCCCAGCGGCGCGGTATCGGCGCGGCGGTGCTCACCCACCATGAAAGCCGCGTCGACCGCATCGACATGCCCTCGTGGACCGAAATCGCGCCCGACAGCCAGGACCTGTACCGCGGGCACGGCTACCTCCCGAGACCCGCGCTCACCCTGCCCGACGGGCCGGTCCTCGCCCCGATGCGCCGCAACCCTCACCCGAACCGCAGCTCCTGGCCTCTGAACACCGCCAGGCCGGCACCCGTCACCGCCGCGGCCCGCGCCCAGTCCGACGCCCAACGCTAG
- a CDS encoding radical SAM protein: MRVSAMTSDPAPWEWEFDWHLTNRCNFFCEYCHPQIRHVLNKKHLNEPDADLVVRRFEDLDRTSLVHMSGGEPFLFPGFVELCAGLTRRNWISINTNLASPELVTRFANEVDPTRVAKIVAALHVPERERLGLPMTEYAESFRILRGAGFDVVALYVLFPPLLPRLRDDLASLAALGVDPLRAKVFKGVYDGRRYPEAYTDAERELILEKSGEYTFNRPYLDGMLAFRGQPCTAGMTSFKVTVTGEVRRCASVPTSYGNLYDGTFRPASAPEPCPAKRVLVLSQCMAYLVDPPQPASAAAAPSRS, from the coding sequence GTGCGTGTGTCAGCGATGACGTCGGACCCGGCGCCGTGGGAGTGGGAGTTCGACTGGCACCTGACGAACCGCTGCAACTTCTTCTGCGAGTACTGCCATCCGCAGATTCGTCACGTGTTGAACAAGAAGCACCTGAACGAGCCTGACGCCGACCTGGTGGTGCGGCGCTTCGAGGATCTCGACCGCACGAGTCTCGTGCACATGTCGGGCGGAGAGCCGTTCCTGTTTCCCGGGTTCGTCGAACTTTGCGCCGGGCTGACCCGCCGCAACTGGATCAGCATCAACACCAACCTGGCGTCGCCCGAGCTGGTCACCCGCTTCGCCAACGAGGTGGACCCGACGCGGGTGGCGAAGATCGTGGCGGCCCTGCACGTACCGGAGCGGGAACGCCTCGGGTTGCCGATGACGGAGTACGCCGAGTCGTTCCGGATCCTGCGCGGGGCCGGCTTCGACGTGGTGGCACTCTACGTGCTCTTCCCGCCGCTGCTCCCGCGACTACGCGACGACTTGGCGTCGCTGGCGGCTCTCGGGGTGGATCCGCTGCGGGCCAAGGTGTTCAAGGGCGTCTACGACGGTCGCCGGTACCCCGAGGCGTACACCGACGCGGAGCGTGAGCTGATCCTGGAGAAGTCCGGCGAGTACACCTTCAACCGGCCGTACCTCGACGGGATGCTCGCCTTCCGCGGCCAGCCCTGCACGGCGGGGATGACCTCCTTCAAGGTGACCGTGACCGGTGAGGTCCGGCGGTGTGCTTCTGTGCCGACCAGCTACGGGAACCTCTACGACGGGACCTTCCGGCCCGCCTCCGCACCGGAGCCGTGCCCGGCGAAGCGTGTCCTGGTCCTGTCGCAGTGCATGGCGTACCTCGTCGATCCGCCACAGCCCGCGTCCGCCGCCGCTGCCCCGTCGCGTTCGTGA
- a CDS encoding tetratricopeptide repeat protein — protein sequence MNPKEGTPMPTRTTAIPAWTPAFVAEVVAATIEQAAVHGLHQAPRDVARSHHLSPATVEEWVSRARAVQAAPVPPGLLACHTCARSMILIQLPGSGRAYLCAPSCGRTPVPADEIRDAVAAVILHRTPHLVPPGKTTQAASYALGPIQRVTVGATGTDLHITWRAVSLQVTGPMMAMAQRLHLAQRHAADNKPERAIDVLRSGLLHIDPTNSRLALDTATARAAALLAALTLTNGDSAAALPWAQWGHRSLRHLLRDPTNPEVRAALRVLAATHRAAGNLTAAADCYSDLIRHHTQADGPYALPTLATQATLAVVLYEHGRQEPAQQLLARTIADHRRVHPRHPAIARMTAVLYRMHTTATVPREGGGADRQVEGVVG from the coding sequence ATGAACCCCAAGGAAGGAACGCCGATGCCGACGCGGACGACAGCCATCCCCGCGTGGACACCCGCCTTCGTCGCCGAGGTCGTCGCCGCGACCATCGAACAAGCCGCCGTCCACGGCCTGCACCAAGCGCCCCGGGACGTTGCCCGCAGCCACCACCTGTCGCCCGCGACGGTTGAGGAATGGGTCTCGCGGGCCCGCGCCGTGCAGGCCGCGCCCGTCCCACCCGGCCTCCTGGCCTGCCACACCTGCGCGCGATCCATGATCCTCATCCAGCTGCCCGGCAGCGGCAGGGCATACCTGTGCGCGCCGTCCTGCGGGCGCACACCGGTGCCGGCCGACGAGATCCGCGACGCCGTCGCTGCGGTGATCCTGCACCGCACCCCACACCTCGTCCCACCCGGCAAGACGACCCAGGCCGCCTCCTACGCGCTCGGCCCTATCCAACGCGTCACCGTCGGCGCGACCGGCACAGACCTGCACATCACCTGGAGAGCCGTCTCCCTACAGGTCACCGGCCCGATGATGGCCATGGCCCAGCGTCTACACCTAGCCCAGCGCCACGCCGCCGACAACAAGCCCGAGCGTGCCATCGACGTCCTGCGCAGCGGGCTCCTGCACATCGACCCCACCAACAGCCGGCTCGCCCTGGACACCGCGACCGCCCGCGCCGCCGCGCTTCTGGCCGCCCTCACCCTCACCAACGGCGATTCAGCCGCCGCGCTCCCCTGGGCCCAGTGGGGACACCGCAGCCTGCGCCACCTCCTCCGAGACCCCACCAACCCGGAAGTCCGCGCCGCCCTGCGCGTCCTGGCCGCCACCCACCGCGCCGCCGGGAACCTCACCGCCGCCGCCGACTGCTACAGCGACCTCATCCGCCACCACACCCAGGCCGACGGACCCTACGCACTACCGACCCTCGCCACCCAAGCCACCCTCGCCGTCGTCCTGTACGAACACGGCCGCCAGGAACCGGCGCAGCAACTCCTCGCCCGGACCATCGCCGATCACCGCCGTGTCCATCCCCGCCACCCCGCCATCGCGCGCATGACAGCCGTCCTATACCGCATGCACACCACAGCTACCGTCCCTCGGGAAGGCGGTGGCGCAGACCGCCAGGTCGAAGGTGTCGTCGGGTAA
- a CDS encoding acetamidase/formamidase family protein: protein MDTITYRPARDELAYTFGGRMPVAHVRSGDVLQVHTEDCFGGLVRGPADLPSQVCRMPYLNPVCGPFFVEDAEPGDTLAVHLASIVPARDWGVSSTFPHFGALTSTSHTATLQPPLEERVWVYDIDQQAGTVRFHATDSDHTVDLPLDPMIGTIGVAPGGFEARSTIVPDSHGGNLDTPELRAGTTLYLGVNVHGAMLALGDGHARQGEGEACGVGVEIATTTTLIIEVIKGVPTVWPRLETDTSIMSVGCARPLEDAYRIAHRDLVGWVGDLTGLEQLDAYQLVSQAGRAPIGNVCDPNYTILAAVDKLLLPQPQAAYAGVHARLRQHASGPR from the coding sequence ATGGACACGATCACCTACCGGCCCGCCCGCGACGAGCTGGCCTACACCTTCGGTGGCCGGATGCCGGTGGCCCACGTCCGCTCCGGCGACGTGCTTCAGGTGCACACCGAGGACTGCTTCGGCGGGCTCGTCCGCGGCCCGGCGGACCTGCCGTCGCAGGTGTGCCGCATGCCGTACCTGAACCCCGTGTGCGGGCCATTCTTCGTCGAGGACGCCGAGCCAGGTGACACCCTCGCCGTTCACCTCGCCTCGATCGTTCCGGCCCGCGACTGGGGAGTCTCCTCGACGTTCCCGCACTTCGGGGCACTGACCTCCACCTCGCACACGGCGACCCTGCAGCCGCCTCTCGAGGAGCGGGTGTGGGTGTACGACATCGACCAGCAGGCCGGCACGGTCCGCTTCCACGCCACCGACAGCGATCACACGGTTGACCTGCCATTGGACCCGATGATCGGCACTATCGGGGTGGCCCCGGGCGGTTTCGAGGCGCGTTCGACCATCGTGCCCGACAGCCATGGCGGGAACCTCGACACACCGGAGCTGCGCGCCGGCACCACCCTGTACCTGGGCGTGAATGTGCACGGGGCGATGCTCGCCCTCGGCGACGGCCACGCCCGCCAGGGCGAAGGTGAGGCCTGCGGCGTCGGGGTGGAGATCGCCACAACCACCACCCTGATCATCGAGGTCATCAAAGGCGTCCCGACGGTGTGGCCCCGCCTCGAGACCGACACGTCGATCATGTCGGTCGGCTGTGCCCGCCCGCTGGAGGACGCCTACCGGATCGCGCACCGCGACCTGGTCGGCTGGGTGGGTGACCTCACCGGCCTGGAGCAGCTCGACGCCTACCAGCTGGTGTCGCAGGCGGGACGGGCGCCGATCGGCAACGTCTGCGACCCGAACTACACGATCCTCGCCGCCGTCGACAAGCTGCTGCTTCCGCAGCCGCAGGCCGCCTACGCCGGGGTGCACGCCCGCCTGCGGCAGCACGCCAGCGGGCCGCGGTAG
- a CDS encoding methyltransferase domain-containing protein has translation MSGDDQRLSRRGSFDEDPDNYQTARPGHPPRVYEVLAERGLRTGARVLEIGPGTGQMTRPLVDACTSVLAVELGGRLVARLRTNLTGQDVTVVEGDFTTVPLPDDTFDLAVCATAFPRDGSCGVHAV, from the coding sequence GTGAGCGGTGACGACCAGCGGCTGAGCCGGCGGGGCAGCTTCGACGAGGACCCGGACAACTACCAAACGGCCCGGCCGGGACACCCGCCGCGGGTGTACGAGGTGCTTGCCGAGCGCGGGCTGCGAACGGGTGCGCGCGTCCTGGAGATCGGACCTGGAACCGGGCAGATGACCCGTCCCCTCGTGGACGCCTGCACGTCGGTGCTGGCGGTGGAACTCGGTGGCCGGCTGGTGGCCCGGCTGCGAACGAACCTGACCGGCCAGGACGTGACCGTCGTCGAGGGCGACTTCACCACCGTGCCGTTACCCGACGACACCTTCGACCTGGCGGTCTGCGCCACCGCCTTCCCGAGGGACGGTAGCTGTGGTGTGCATGCGGTATAG
- a CDS encoding site-specific integrase: MPDGSIFKRCGCRHPDTGKPLGNDCPKLRRANRAWSSDHGHWAYQLELPPTTDGGRRQLRRSSFPTRRAAADELDQARDLLALADGDRRRRTEIADLLQTAVRAKRPLPEVDRIRQRLRGDGALADMPTVAEYLTGWLTHLTIDANTQRGYESIARVHLIPHLGDIPLDKLRTTHIRAMFAAIERRNDEIAAAKASSDPAIRASVTGVRPTGASTRQRIRACLRKAINDALADELLVGANPAALIKVPADRPLPIVWEDERVQRWKTTGEVPGPVMVWTDAQVVQFLDYAAAHAPDLHPMWHYMAYRGPRRGEACGLRDSEVRLHRRETTINNQIATHGYTAVQKPPKSRAGNRDVALDTDTTKVLTAYKARRAAWQLAAGDTWPDTGLFFVRPDGKPWHPNAVTQRFRKLVRKAGLPPIRLHDLRHSAATIALDAGIDIKVISEQLGHSTTTLTRDTYQSVTKRMHQDAADAVAKKINRKRRKAG; encoded by the coding sequence ATGCCAGACGGAAGCATCTTCAAGCGTTGCGGCTGCCGCCACCCCGACACGGGCAAGCCGCTGGGAAACGACTGCCCGAAACTACGCCGCGCGAACCGCGCCTGGAGCTCCGACCACGGCCACTGGGCCTACCAACTTGAACTGCCACCCACCACCGATGGCGGGCGCCGGCAGTTACGCCGCTCCAGCTTTCCCACCCGGCGTGCCGCCGCCGACGAACTCGACCAGGCCCGCGACCTGCTCGCCCTCGCCGACGGTGACCGGCGCCGCCGTACCGAGATCGCCGACCTGCTGCAAACCGCCGTACGCGCCAAACGTCCCCTGCCCGAGGTCGACCGCATCCGCCAGCGGCTGCGCGGCGACGGTGCGCTCGCCGACATGCCCACCGTCGCCGAGTACCTCACCGGCTGGCTGACCCACCTCACGATCGACGCGAACACGCAGCGCGGCTACGAATCGATCGCTCGGGTCCACTTGATCCCACACCTGGGCGACATCCCGCTGGACAAGCTGCGCACCACCCACATCCGCGCCATGTTCGCCGCCATCGAGCGCCGCAACGACGAGATCGCCGCCGCGAAGGCGAGCAGCGACCCAGCGATCCGCGCGTCGGTCACCGGCGTGCGACCCACTGGTGCCAGCACACGCCAGCGCATCCGCGCCTGCCTGCGCAAAGCGATCAACGACGCCCTCGCCGACGAACTCCTCGTCGGCGCCAACCCCGCCGCCCTGATCAAGGTCCCCGCCGACCGGCCCCTACCAATCGTGTGGGAGGACGAACGCGTACAGCGGTGGAAGACCACCGGCGAAGTCCCCGGACCGGTGATGGTCTGGACCGACGCCCAGGTCGTGCAGTTCCTCGACTACGCAGCCGCACACGCCCCCGACCTGCACCCCATGTGGCACTACATGGCCTACCGCGGACCCCGCCGCGGCGAGGCGTGCGGCCTGCGGGACAGCGAGGTGCGGCTGCACCGCCGCGAGACCACCATCAACAACCAGATCGCCACCCACGGCTACACCGCCGTGCAGAAACCACCGAAGAGCAGGGCCGGAAACCGCGACGTCGCCCTCGACACCGACACGACCAAAGTCCTCACCGCATACAAGGCCCGCCGCGCCGCCTGGCAACTCGCCGCCGGCGACACATGGCCCGACACCGGCCTGTTCTTCGTCCGCCCCGACGGCAAGCCGTGGCACCCCAACGCCGTCACCCAACGGTTCCGCAAACTCGTCCGCAAAGCCGGGCTACCCCCGATCCGGCTGCACGACCTGCGCCACAGCGCCGCCACCATCGCCCTCGACGCCGGCATCGACATCAAGGTCATCTCCGAGCAACTCGGCCACTCCACCACAACCCTGACCCGCGACACCTACCAGAGCGTCACCAAACGGATGCACCAGGACGCCGCCGATGCCGTCGCCAAGAAGATCAACCGGAAGCGCCGCAAGGCGGGGTGA
- a CDS encoding phytanoyl-CoA dioxygenase family protein has product MTGDDLRHRFRQDGYLAIEGFLERETLSQLRAAADLAFEQIISQTESLRTAHPRLTWWRLPDGRPYVFKIKPVVDLAPAFAGMAASEDIGFLASSMLSAKATLMEDKVTYKAALADPAGWADLPVLGEDVRKHSDASYFAARGYDRVITVALCLDDCAAAAGALQVWPGSHRRPVRHEPTPNQGPVVPDDDAPDDQAVTLEASAGSLLAWDAALVHASGPNSTDRPRRLLVLGYSASGS; this is encoded by the coding sequence GTGACCGGCGACGACCTCCGGCACCGCTTCCGCCAGGACGGCTACCTCGCCATCGAGGGATTCCTGGAGCGCGAGACGTTGTCCCAGCTGCGCGCCGCCGCCGACCTGGCATTCGAGCAGATCATCAGCCAGACCGAGTCGCTGCGGACGGCGCATCCTCGTCTCACCTGGTGGCGCCTGCCGGACGGCCGACCGTACGTCTTCAAGATCAAACCTGTCGTCGATCTCGCACCGGCCTTCGCGGGTATGGCGGCGAGCGAAGATATCGGATTCCTCGCCTCGTCGATGCTCTCCGCCAAGGCGACGCTGATGGAGGACAAGGTCACTTACAAGGCGGCACTCGCCGACCCCGCCGGTTGGGCCGACCTGCCGGTTCTCGGCGAGGACGTCCGCAAACACTCCGACGCCTCGTACTTCGCGGCGCGCGGCTACGACCGGGTGATCACGGTGGCGCTGTGTCTCGACGACTGCGCCGCAGCCGCAGGGGCGCTGCAGGTCTGGCCCGGCAGTCACCGACGCCCTGTGCGACACGAGCCGACACCGAACCAGGGGCCGGTCGTCCCGGACGATGACGCGCCCGACGATCAGGCGGTGACGCTGGAGGCATCAGCGGGATCACTGCTGGCCTGGGATGCCGCGCTCGTGCACGCCAGCGGGCCGAACAGCACCGACAGACCGCGGCGACTGCTGGTTCTCGGTTACTCGGCGAGCGGCTCATGA
- a CDS encoding methionine adenosyltransferase: MQVITSLGAVHPDQSPFDVAERKGIGHPDSLADLVADSFSRRYSATCRERFGAVPNHWVDKVTLVGAAADVRFGGYDIRKPVDCYLFGKVTERIDGNDVSVAKLFDDTVRAVLTSTLDDPAILGHLRIHVNNTAGTGVDHDREFYQPRTAAGITKVLASEAVANDTVVCAGTSLRGIAARTAVRLETLLTGATFRTRYQTGTDVKVMVVRDRGQLDVTAAVPFHPASVHGWSEYRTALDAIRDEIEGELKRVLDETPTATGARLSLNTKDVPGRGYLAPFGTSLGKGDCGAVGRGNRYNGAIEPLRPASGEAPAGKNPLHHVGKIYTAVADELARRIMAELGTYAEVLIAARNGGQLDDPAYVLIRSEAPIGAAGEALARAAMRTAPGYIQRFLETDPVSRFRVQEPC, translated from the coding sequence ATGCAGGTCATCACCAGCCTCGGAGCGGTACACCCCGACCAGTCACCGTTCGATGTCGCGGAGCGCAAGGGCATCGGCCACCCTGACAGCCTCGCGGACCTGGTCGCCGACAGCTTCTCCCGCCGCTACTCCGCAACCTGCCGGGAGCGCTTCGGTGCGGTGCCGAACCACTGGGTGGACAAGGTGACGCTGGTGGGCGCGGCCGCCGACGTTCGCTTCGGTGGGTACGACATCCGCAAGCCGGTCGACTGCTACCTCTTCGGCAAGGTCACGGAGCGGATCGACGGCAACGATGTATCCGTCGCCAAACTGTTCGACGACACGGTCCGCGCTGTTCTCACCAGTACGTTGGACGACCCGGCAATCCTTGGGCACCTGCGCATTCACGTGAACAACACCGCCGGCACCGGGGTCGATCACGACAGGGAGTTCTACCAGCCTCGGACGGCTGCCGGGATCACGAAGGTACTCGCCAGTGAGGCCGTCGCCAACGACACCGTCGTGTGCGCCGGGACGAGCCTTCGTGGCATCGCGGCGCGGACGGCGGTCCGACTGGAGACGCTGCTGACCGGCGCCACCTTCCGAACCCGCTACCAGACCGGCACCGACGTCAAAGTCATGGTGGTCCGCGACCGTGGCCAACTGGACGTGACCGCGGCAGTGCCCTTCCATCCCGCCAGCGTTCACGGCTGGTCGGAGTATCGGACGGCGCTGGACGCCATCCGCGACGAGATCGAGGGTGAGCTCAAGCGGGTGCTCGACGAGACACCGACGGCAACTGGGGCACGGCTGTCGCTGAACACCAAGGACGTGCCCGGTCGTGGCTACCTCGCACCCTTCGGCACCTCACTGGGCAAGGGAGACTGTGGCGCTGTCGGACGGGGCAACCGGTACAACGGGGCGATCGAGCCCCTTCGTCCGGCGAGCGGCGAGGCGCCCGCAGGCAAGAACCCGCTTCACCACGTCGGGAAGATCTACACGGCCGTAGCCGACGAACTGGCACGACGCATCATGGCCGAGCTCGGGACGTACGCCGAGGTGCTCATCGCGGCACGCAACGGCGGCCAGTTGGACGATCCGGCGTACGTGCTCATCCGGTCCGAGGCGCCCATCGGGGCCGCTGGCGAGGCACTCGCTCGGGCAGCGATGCGGACGGCGCCTGGATACATCCAGCGGTTCCTGGAGACCGACCCGGTGAGTCGCTTCCGCGTGCAGGAGCCGTGCTGA
- a CDS encoding APC family permease, with the protein MFEQNDLARYGYRQELARRLRFRDLLAYGLVYMVPIAPMAIFGSVYAGSGGMVALAYAVGVVALVFTAFSYAQMVKAFPMSGSVYNYAGRGISAPVGFLAGWVILLDYVLVPGLLYLVASVAMHSTVPAVPVWLWLLGFVAVNTVVNSVGIRMTAMVTRVMLVGELIVLAIFLAVAGWALASGRGRFSWDAFYNADTFTWSLVAGAVSIAVLSFLGFDGISMLAEETKGGSRQIGRAMAAVLVLAGVLFIAQTWLAAMLVAEPASLLSDGDPIGTAFYDAAQVAGGGWLATLCAVATAIAWGLPNSMVAQVATSRLLYAMARDRQLPGFLAKVSIRRNVPINATLLTGAVSLALGLFMATRVDGITLLSSLINFGAMVAFLVLHVSVVVHHLIRQRSRNWWAHLVMPGIGFAILTYVVVNANIAAQRLGLAWLALGMVVLAGLYLSGRRPALSGLAPAQPQARHVGRV; encoded by the coding sequence ATGTTTGAACAGAACGACTTGGCCCGTTACGGCTATCGCCAGGAGTTGGCTCGGAGGTTGCGCTTCCGGGACCTCTTGGCCTACGGCCTGGTGTACATGGTGCCGATCGCGCCGATGGCGATCTTCGGCAGCGTGTACGCCGGTTCCGGCGGGATGGTGGCCCTGGCGTACGCGGTCGGTGTGGTCGCGCTGGTGTTCACCGCGTTCTCGTACGCGCAGATGGTCAAGGCGTTCCCCATGTCCGGCAGTGTCTACAACTACGCGGGCCGAGGTATCAGCGCGCCGGTCGGGTTCCTGGCTGGCTGGGTGATCCTGCTCGACTACGTCCTCGTACCGGGCCTGCTGTACCTGGTGGCGTCGGTGGCGATGCACTCCACCGTGCCCGCGGTGCCGGTGTGGCTGTGGTTGCTCGGGTTCGTCGCGGTCAACACGGTCGTCAACTCGGTGGGGATCCGGATGACCGCGATGGTGACCCGGGTGATGCTCGTCGGCGAGCTGATCGTCCTGGCGATCTTCCTCGCCGTCGCCGGTTGGGCCCTCGCCTCGGGCAGGGGCCGGTTCAGTTGGGATGCGTTCTACAACGCCGACACCTTCACGTGGTCGCTCGTCGCGGGGGCGGTGTCGATCGCGGTGCTGTCCTTCCTCGGCTTCGACGGGATCAGCATGCTGGCCGAGGAGACCAAGGGCGGTTCCCGGCAGATCGGCCGGGCGATGGCCGCCGTCCTCGTCTTGGCCGGCGTGCTGTTCATCGCCCAGACCTGGCTGGCCGCGATGCTCGTCGCCGAGCCAGCCTCGCTGCTCAGTGACGGTGATCCAATCGGCACCGCCTTCTACGACGCGGCGCAGGTGGCTGGCGGAGGCTGGCTGGCAACGTTGTGCGCGGTCGCGACAGCCATCGCGTGGGGCCTGCCGAACTCGATGGTCGCGCAGGTCGCCACGTCCCGGCTGCTGTACGCGATGGCCCGCGACCGGCAACTGCCCGGCTTCCTGGCGAAGGTGTCGATCCGCCGGAACGTGCCGATCAACGCCACCCTGCTCACCGGCGCCGTGTCCCTCGCGCTGGGCCTGTTCATGGCGACCCGCGTCGACGGGATCACGCTGCTGTCGTCGCTGATCAACTTCGGGGCGATGGTCGCGTTCCTGGTCCTGCACGTCTCCGTCGTCGTGCACCACCTCATCCGCCAGCGCAGCCGCAACTGGTGGGCACACCTCGTCATGCCCGGTATCGGCTTCGCGATCCTCACCTACGTGGTGGTCAACGCGAACATCGCCGCGCAGCGCCTCGGCCTGGCCTGGCTCGCCCTCGGCATGGTCGTACTCGCCGGCCTGTACCTGTCCGGCCGCCGGCCCGCCCTGTCGGGCCTTGCGCCCGCGCAGCCGCAGGCCCGCCACGTCGGGCGGGTGTAG